In Pseudophryne corroboree isolate aPseCor3 chromosome 3, aPseCor3.hap2, whole genome shotgun sequence, a genomic segment contains:
- the LOC135055717 gene encoding membrane primary amine oxidase-like isoform X3 → MSSPLQSADPSQAGLNNSLVAHDMEFQDVTVPWNPNWKLQQTKLTKKVLKSENSAAFKLHDPMPRYIQFASKNKNKWDHERSYRIQVVSFAGDYLPEKSGIHNSMNWAKYKLAVTKYKDEEQRSSSTFNQNDPWSPSVQFSNFIDDENIKDEDLVAWITTGFLHIPHAEDIPNTVTAGNAVGFYLRPYNYFNEDPSVHSEDAVYFLPHEVDSCDVNPLVCLSESVSCAPKVPAFTYNGFENTYIVL, encoded by the exons GATTAAATAATTCTCTGGTGGCTCACGACATGGAGTTTCAGGATGTAACAGTTCCATGGAATCCTAATTGGAAATTACAACAAACAAAACTAACCAAGAAAGTTCTGAAGTCTGAGAACAGTGCTGCATTTAAGCTGCATGACCCCATGCCTCGATATATCCAGTTTGCGAGCAAAAATAAGAATAAGTGGGATCATGAGCGTTCCTATAGAATCCAGGTGGTTTCTTTTGCAGGAGATTATCTTCCAGAGAAGAGTGGCATCCACAATTCAATGAACTGGGCTAA GTACAAGTTGGCTGTAACTAAATACAAAGATGAAGAGCAAAGGAGCAGCAGCACCTTCAACCAAAATGATCCATGGTCACCAAGTGTCCAATTCTCTAACTTTATTGATGATGAAAATATTAAAGATGAG GACTTGGTGGCTTGGATTACAACTGGATTCCTACACATCCCCCATGCAGAGGACATCCCAAATACAGTGACTGCTGGAAATGCAGTGGGCTTTTACCTCCGACCTTACAACTATTTTAATGAAGACCCTTCAGTCCATTCTGAGGATGCTGTGTATTTTCTGCCACATGAGGTCGACTCATGTGATGTCAATCCATTAGTGTGTTTATCTGAAAGTGTCTCATGTGCTCCCAAAGTGCCCGCTTTTACCTACAATGGGTTTGAAAACACCTATATTGTACTATAG
- the LOC135055717 gene encoding membrane primary amine oxidase-like isoform X4, with protein sequence MEFQDVTVPWNPNWKLQQTKLTKKVLKSENSAAFKLHDPMPRYIQFASKNKNKWDHERSYRIQVVSFAGDYLPEKSGIHNSMNWAKYKLAVTKYKDEEQRSSSTFNQNDPWSPSVQFSNFIDDENIKDEDLVAWITTGFLHIPHAEDIPNTVTAGNAVGFYLRPYNYFNEDPSVHSEDAVYFLPHEVDSCDVNPLVCLSESVSCAPKVPAFTYNGFENTYIVL encoded by the exons ATGGAGTTTCAGGATGTAACAGTTCCATGGAATCCTAATTGGAAATTACAACAAACAAAACTAACCAAGAAAGTTCTGAAGTCTGAGAACAGTGCTGCATTTAAGCTGCATGACCCCATGCCTCGATATATCCAGTTTGCGAGCAAAAATAAGAATAAGTGGGATCATGAGCGTTCCTATAGAATCCAGGTGGTTTCTTTTGCAGGAGATTATCTTCCAGAGAAGAGTGGCATCCACAATTCAATGAACTGGGCTAA GTACAAGTTGGCTGTAACTAAATACAAAGATGAAGAGCAAAGGAGCAGCAGCACCTTCAACCAAAATGATCCATGGTCACCAAGTGTCCAATTCTCTAACTTTATTGATGATGAAAATATTAAAGATGAG GACTTGGTGGCTTGGATTACAACTGGATTCCTACACATCCCCCATGCAGAGGACATCCCAAATACAGTGACTGCTGGAAATGCAGTGGGCTTTTACCTCCGACCTTACAACTATTTTAATGAAGACCCTTCAGTCCATTCTGAGGATGCTGTGTATTTTCTGCCACATGAGGTCGACTCATGTGATGTCAATCCATTAGTGTGTTTATCTGAAAGTGTCTCATGTGCTCCCAAAGTGCCCGCTTTTACCTACAATGGGTTTGAAAACACCTATATTGTACTATAG